In Humulus lupulus chromosome 6, drHumLupu1.1, whole genome shotgun sequence, a single genomic region encodes these proteins:
- the LOC133782096 gene encoding probable plastid-lipid-associated protein 4, chloroplastic, whose translation MAILSSCSPLALTTVHSSSTSSAPRLLLHSSPTSTPLTHFPTSKPLTAVTLLHTPLTTCAGSDPQKWRVSVSFFSSLLPKKGKDATELKEELLEAIAPLDRGAEATPEDQERIDQIARKLEAANPTKEPLKSDLLNGKWELIYTTSASILQTGRPKFLRSVTNYQAINVDTLRAQNMESRPFFNQVTADLTPLNSRKVAVKFDYFKIAGLIPVKAPDRARGELEITYLDEELRVSRGDKGNLFILKMIDRSYRVPV comes from the exons atggcAATCTTATCTTCATGCTCTCCCCTAGCCCTCACCACCGTCCATTCTTCCTCAACTTCTTCAGCTCCGAGACTACTCCTCCATTCTTCTCCAACGTCAACGCCCTTAACTCACTTCCCAACCTCCAAACCCCTCACCGCCGTTACCCTCCTCCACACGCCGTTAACTACTTGTGCTGGTTCTGATCCGCAGAAGTGGAGAGTCAGTGTCTCATTCTTTTCTTCACTTTTACCAAAAAAAGGAAAAGACGCTACAGAGCTCAAGGAAGAGCTTCTCGAGGCCATTGCTCCTCTTGATCGTGGCGCTGAGGCCACCCCAGAAGACCAGGAGAGAATTGATcag ATTGCCCGCAAACTTGAAGCAGCTAATCCAACAAAGGAACCACTTAAATCTGATTTATTAAACGGAAAATGGGAGCTCATATACACTACATCAGCATCGATTTTGCAAACCGGG AGACCTAAATTTTTAAGATCAGTTACAAACTACCAAGCTATCAATGTGGACACACTTAGGGCGCAAAATATGGAGTCCAGGCCTTTCTTTAATCAG GTAACAGCAGATTTAACACCTTTGAACTCAAGAAAGGTGGCGGTAAAGTTTGATTATTTCAAAATTGCAGGTCTG ATTCCAGTAAAGGCACCTGATAGAGCCCGTGGAGAATTAGAAATCACATACTTGGATGAAGAGTTACG TGTGTCTAGAGGTGATAAGGGAAACTTGTTCATCTTGAAAATGATTGATCGGTCTTACCGGGTTCCTGTCTGA